In the genome of Nocardioides marmoribigeumensis, one region contains:
- the leuA gene encoding 2-isopropylmalate synthase — translation MTQTPPRFTRSGFRNTQQTSPMPFGRYTPFEPIDLPDRTWPSRTITEAPRWLSTDLRDGNQALIDPMSPARKLAMFELLVRMGYKEIEVGFPSASETDFAFVRQLIEQDRVPEDVTISVLTQAREDLIERTVQSLVGIHHANIHMYNALAPLFRRVVFHASKDEVKDIAVRGTELVMKHVENNLDATVIGYEYSPEIFTSTELPFSHEVCEAVSDVWQPEDGREIILNLPATVESATPNVYADQIEWFSRQLTRREHTTISLHPHNDRGTAVAATELAMMAGADRVEGCLFGHGERTGNVCLVTLGMNLFSQGIDPQIDFSDIDEIRRTVEYCTQLPVHPRHPYAGDLVYTAFSGSHQDAIKKGLEDLEKQATEQGVGVHEVAWAAPYLPIDPFDVGRTYEAVIRVNSQSGKGGVAYIMKTDHKLDLPRRLQIEFSRVVQQQTDAEGGEVSPQAMWDIFERTYLGLEGPLRLNSVHTSSAAGEHDRLSVNVYLDGEPRTLDGSGNGPIAAFVDAIDSLVQERNALGDPRFAEVFDVRVLDYSEHALSSGGDAIAAAYVECAVGDQVRWGVGLDANIVTASLKAVLSAVNRVAGPQQPPA, via the coding sequence ATGACCCAGACCCCGCCCCGCTTCACCCGCTCCGGCTTCCGCAACACCCAGCAGACCTCCCCGATGCCGTTCGGCCGCTACACGCCGTTCGAGCCGATCGACCTGCCCGACCGCACCTGGCCGAGCCGCACGATCACCGAGGCCCCCCGCTGGCTCTCCACCGACCTGCGCGACGGCAACCAGGCGCTGATCGACCCGATGAGCCCGGCCCGCAAGCTCGCGATGTTCGAGTTGCTCGTCCGCATGGGCTACAAGGAGATCGAGGTCGGCTTCCCGAGCGCCAGCGAGACCGACTTCGCCTTCGTGCGCCAGCTGATCGAGCAGGACCGCGTCCCCGAGGACGTGACGATCTCGGTGCTGACCCAGGCCCGTGAGGACCTGATCGAGCGCACGGTGCAGAGCCTGGTCGGCATCCACCACGCCAACATCCACATGTACAACGCGCTCGCGCCGCTGTTCCGGCGCGTGGTGTTCCACGCCTCCAAGGACGAGGTCAAGGACATCGCGGTCCGCGGCACCGAGCTGGTGATGAAGCACGTCGAGAACAACCTCGACGCCACCGTCATCGGCTACGAGTACTCCCCGGAGATCTTCACCAGCACCGAGCTGCCGTTCTCCCACGAGGTGTGCGAGGCGGTCTCCGACGTGTGGCAGCCCGAGGACGGCCGCGAGATCATCCTCAACCTCCCGGCCACGGTCGAGTCCGCGACGCCCAACGTCTACGCCGACCAGATCGAGTGGTTCTCCCGCCAGCTGACCCGGCGCGAGCACACCACGATCAGCCTGCACCCGCACAACGACCGCGGCACCGCGGTCGCCGCGACCGAGCTGGCGATGATGGCGGGCGCCGACCGCGTCGAGGGCTGCCTGTTCGGCCACGGCGAGCGCACCGGCAACGTGTGCCTGGTGACCCTGGGCATGAACCTGTTCTCCCAGGGCATCGACCCGCAGATCGACTTCTCCGACATCGACGAGATCCGTCGCACGGTGGAGTACTGCACCCAGCTGCCGGTCCACCCGCGCCACCCCTACGCCGGCGACCTGGTCTACACGGCCTTCTCGGGCTCCCACCAGGACGCGATCAAGAAGGGCCTGGAGGACCTGGAGAAGCAGGCGACCGAGCAGGGCGTCGGCGTGCACGAGGTCGCGTGGGCGGCGCCGTACCTCCCGATCGACCCCTTCGACGTGGGCCGCACCTACGAGGCGGTCATCCGGGTCAACAGCCAGTCCGGCAAGGGCGGCGTGGCCTACATCATGAAGACCGACCACAAGCTCGACCTGCCGCGCCGGCTGCAGATCGAGTTCTCCCGGGTGGTGCAGCAGCAGACCGACGCCGAGGGCGGCGAGGTCTCGCCGCAGGCGATGTGGGACATCTTCGAGCGCACCTACCTCGGGCTCGAGGGGCCGCTGCGGCTCAACTCGGTGCACACCTCGTCGGCGGCGGGGGAGCACGACCGGCTCAGCGTCAACGTCTACCTCGACGGCGAGCCGCGCACCCTGGACGGCTCGGGCAACGGCCCGATCGCGGCGTTCGTCGACGCCATCGACAGCCTGGTGCAGGAGCGCAACGCCCTGGGCGACCCCCGCTTCGCCGAGGTCTTCGACGTGCGCGTCCTCGACTACTCCGAGCACGCGCTCTCCTCGGGCGGCGACGCCATCGCCGCGGCGTACGTCGAGTGCGCGGTCGGCGACCAGGTGCGGTGGGGCGTCGGTCTCGACGCCAACATCGTCACCGCGTCGCTCAAGGCGGTGCTGTCTGCGGTCAACCGGGTCGCCGGACCCCAGCAGCCCCCGGCCTGA
- a CDS encoding FAD-binding dehydrogenase, giving the protein MSNVEKTDVVVVGAGLAGLVAAAEAADAGRSVVLVEQEPEQSLGGQAFWSLGGLFMVDTPEQRRMGIKDSFELARQDWMGSAQFDREEDHWPRQWAEAYLHFAHGEKRAWLREMGHRIFPVVGWAERGDGRAEGHGNSVPRFHLTWGTGPGVVEPFERRVREHVSGGRIRLAFRHRVDELLVEGGAAVGVRGAVLAPDGMPRGVASNRDVTGDFEIRAQAVVVSSGGIGGDHDLVRKAWPARLGEPPRTMVAGVPAHVDGRMMRLTEEAGARIINPDRMWHYVEGIRNWDPIWANHGIRILPGPSSLWLDATGKRLPAPYFPGFDTLGTLKHLRTTGHDYSWFVLTQKIIEKEFALSGSEQNPDLTGKDVKLLLSRVVGDGAPGPIEKFKQHGEDFVVADDLAGLVEGMNRVGDEPLIEEAPLRHLLECRDRELDNAYSKDAQVTFVRSHRQHRGDKIVRTASPHKMLDPRNGPLIAVRLNILTRKTLGGLETDLQGRCLRSDGTPLEGLYAAGEVNGFGGGGMMGYNALEGTFLGGCLFSGRTAGRAAAAQVG; this is encoded by the coding sequence ATGTCGAACGTGGAGAAGACCGACGTCGTCGTGGTGGGAGCCGGTCTCGCCGGTCTGGTCGCGGCTGCCGAGGCCGCCGACGCGGGCCGCAGCGTCGTGCTGGTCGAGCAGGAGCCGGAGCAGTCGCTCGGCGGCCAGGCGTTCTGGAGCCTGGGCGGGCTGTTCATGGTCGACACCCCCGAGCAGCGGCGGATGGGCATCAAGGACTCGTTCGAGCTGGCCCGGCAGGACTGGATGGGCAGCGCGCAGTTCGACCGCGAGGAGGACCACTGGCCGCGGCAGTGGGCCGAGGCCTACCTGCACTTCGCCCACGGCGAGAAGCGCGCCTGGCTGCGCGAGATGGGCCACCGCATCTTCCCCGTCGTCGGCTGGGCCGAGCGCGGGGACGGCCGCGCGGAGGGGCACGGCAACTCGGTCCCGCGCTTCCACCTGACCTGGGGGACCGGGCCCGGAGTCGTCGAGCCGTTCGAGCGGCGCGTGCGCGAGCACGTCAGCGGGGGGCGCATCCGGCTGGCGTTCCGCCACCGCGTGGACGAGCTGCTCGTGGAGGGCGGTGCGGCGGTCGGGGTGCGGGGAGCGGTCCTCGCCCCCGACGGCATGCCGCGCGGCGTCGCGTCCAACCGCGACGTGACCGGCGACTTCGAGATCCGCGCGCAGGCGGTGGTCGTGAGCAGCGGCGGGATCGGTGGCGACCACGACCTGGTCCGCAAGGCGTGGCCGGCGCGCCTGGGCGAGCCGCCGCGCACGATGGTCGCCGGCGTCCCGGCCCACGTGGACGGCCGGATGATGCGCCTCACCGAGGAGGCCGGTGCGCGGATCATCAACCCCGACCGGATGTGGCACTACGTCGAGGGCATCCGCAACTGGGACCCGATCTGGGCCAACCACGGCATCCGGATCCTCCCCGGCCCGAGCAGTCTCTGGCTGGACGCGACCGGCAAGCGCCTCCCCGCGCCGTACTTCCCGGGCTTCGACACCCTCGGCACGCTGAAGCACCTGCGCACGACCGGCCACGACTACAGCTGGTTCGTGCTCACGCAGAAGATCATCGAGAAGGAGTTCGCCCTGTCGGGCTCCGAGCAGAACCCCGACCTCACCGGCAAGGACGTCAAGCTCCTGCTCAGCCGCGTGGTCGGCGACGGGGCCCCCGGCCCGATCGAGAAGTTCAAGCAGCACGGCGAGGACTTCGTCGTCGCCGACGACCTCGCCGGGCTCGTCGAGGGGATGAACCGGGTCGGTGACGAGCCGCTCATCGAGGAGGCGCCCCTGCGCCACCTGCTCGAGTGCCGCGACCGCGAGCTCGACAACGCCTACAGCAAGGACGCCCAGGTCACGTTCGTCCGCAGCCACCGGCAGCACCGCGGCGACAAGATCGTCCGCACGGCCAGCCCGCACAAGATGCTCGACCCCAGGAACGGCCCGCTGATCGCCGTGCGCCTCAACATCCTGACCCGCAAGACCCTCGGCGGGCTGGAGACCGACCTGCAGGGGCGCTGCCTGCGCAGCGACGGCACCCCGCTCGAGGGGCTCTACGCCGCGGGCGAGGTCAACGGCTTCGGCGGCGGCGGGATGATGGGCTACAACGCCCTCGAGGGCACCTTCCTCGGCGGCTGCCTCTTCTCCGGGCGTACGGCGGGCCGCGCGGCGGCTGCCCAGGTCGGGTAG
- a CDS encoding flavodoxin family protein, whose product MARLLVVHHAPTRSLQALLDAVLDGARDPVIEGVEVVDRAALGTTAEDLLAADGYLLLTTANFGYMSGALKHMFDSTFLHIGGALSDDGSAAEGEGGSTAGRPFGLLVHGRYDTEGAVRSVLSIVSALRWRRSAEVLEVRGEVTDQDREAAYELGGTLAALLS is encoded by the coding sequence ATGGCCCGGTTGCTCGTCGTGCACCACGCGCCCACCCGTTCGCTGCAGGCACTGCTGGACGCGGTGCTGGACGGGGCACGGGACCCGGTGATCGAGGGCGTGGAGGTCGTCGACCGGGCCGCCCTCGGGACGACCGCCGAGGACCTGCTCGCCGCCGACGGCTACCTCCTGCTCACCACGGCGAACTTCGGCTACATGTCGGGCGCGCTCAAGCACATGTTCGACTCCACGTTCCTGCACATCGGGGGCGCCCTGTCCGACGACGGGTCGGCCGCCGAGGGCGAGGGCGGATCGACGGCGGGGCGGCCGTTCGGTCTGCTGGTCCACGGCCGCTACGACACCGAGGGGGCGGTGCGCTCGGTCCTGTCGATCGTCTCCGCGCTGCGGTGGCGCCGGTCGGCCGAGGTGCTCGAGGTGAGGGGCGAGGTCACCGACCAGGACCGCGAGGCGGCGTACGAGCTGGGGGGCACTTTGGCGGCGCTGCTGTCGTGA
- a CDS encoding septum formation family protein → MTRLLAVAALLLAVLLSGCEAKDVVPGGGGGRAADLSAPGNGLCRDLDVEAVDAPSDASEPVACTATHTAQTFFVGSFDKAATKDTAYDDEALGATVARSCRPRFTRFTGATDSLVLRTVVTWAWWRPSKEAWEQGARWFRCDVVARSSADALAPLPRTAKGLLLGIPPARWMVCADGAKVADAPRVACTEKHTWRAVSAVSIGTRRDRWPGSRLVEVRSRDFCSDWVGAWTNYSLDYEYAYTWFGKDDWASGNRLSVCWARTEE, encoded by the coding sequence GTGACCCGCCTCCTCGCCGTCGCCGCGCTGCTGCTCGCGGTCCTGCTGAGCGGCTGCGAGGCCAAGGACGTGGTGCCCGGGGGTGGCGGGGGCAGGGCCGCGGACCTCAGCGCCCCGGGCAACGGGCTGTGCCGCGACCTGGACGTCGAGGCGGTCGACGCCCCGTCCGACGCCAGCGAGCCGGTCGCGTGCACCGCCACGCACACCGCGCAGACCTTCTTCGTGGGCAGCTTCGACAAGGCGGCGACCAAGGACACGGCGTACGACGACGAGGCGCTCGGCGCGACCGTCGCGCGGTCGTGCCGCCCGAGGTTCACCCGGTTCACCGGCGCGACCGACAGCCTGGTGCTGCGCACGGTCGTGACGTGGGCGTGGTGGCGGCCGAGCAAGGAGGCGTGGGAGCAGGGCGCCCGGTGGTTCCGCTGCGACGTGGTCGCGCGCAGCTCCGCCGACGCCCTCGCCCCGCTGCCCCGCACGGCCAAGGGGCTGCTCCTCGGCATCCCGCCGGCCAGGTGGATGGTGTGCGCCGACGGGGCCAAGGTGGCCGATGCGCCTCGTGTGGCGTGCACCGAGAAGCACACCTGGCGCGCTGTGAGCGCCGTCTCCATCGGCACCAGGCGCGACCGGTGGCCGGGCTCACGTTTGGTGGAGGTCCGGTCTCGGGACTTTTGCTCCGACTGGGTGGGCGCGTGGACGAACTACTCGCTCGACTACGAGTACGCCTACACCTGGTTCGGCAAGGACGACTGGGCGTCCGGCAACCGGCTGTCGGTGTGCTGGGCGCGGACCGAGGAGTGA
- a CDS encoding septum formation family protein, translating into MTPRRRTWSRLGTTTSVVLLLAAGLAACSGGSDGGSGEPAVQPPSKASSSSLDSIEAARPQPGDCHSMTLSQVTATSADDTSTDCLHRPTTITVAVGSLEVKGREVAPGSRAAQDLMRRTCEPRAAAWLGADSLRLSRLTAVWFVPSPEQVAAGARWFRCDVVGFDRGDHLLPLPAPHQLRGSLEGAGARRYALCGTARPGDKRFQRVICSLTHSWRAIATIDLPGGKAYPGPAAVRDKGDDACSAKARSASGNALTYDYGWEWPTAQQWAAGQHYGFCWAPA; encoded by the coding sequence ATGACCCCGCGACGACGAACCTGGTCCCGGCTGGGCACGACCACCTCGGTGGTCCTGCTCCTGGCCGCCGGGCTGGCCGCCTGCAGCGGCGGGAGCGACGGCGGGAGCGGCGAGCCCGCCGTGCAGCCCCCGAGCAAGGCCTCCTCCTCCAGCCTCGACTCGATCGAGGCGGCGCGCCCGCAGCCGGGCGACTGCCACTCGATGACGCTGTCGCAGGTCACCGCGACCTCCGCCGACGACACCTCCACCGACTGCCTCCACCGGCCCACGACGATCACGGTCGCCGTCGGCTCGCTCGAGGTGAAGGGCCGCGAGGTCGCACCCGGGTCCCGCGCCGCGCAGGACCTGATGCGACGGACGTGCGAGCCCAGGGCCGCCGCGTGGCTGGGGGCCGACTCGCTGCGGCTGAGCCGGCTCACCGCGGTCTGGTTCGTCCCGAGCCCCGAGCAGGTGGCGGCGGGCGCGCGGTGGTTCCGCTGCGACGTGGTCGGCTTCGACCGCGGCGACCACCTGCTGCCGCTGCCTGCCCCGCACCAGCTGCGCGGGTCGCTCGAAGGTGCCGGCGCGAGGCGCTACGCGCTGTGCGGCACGGCCAGGCCGGGCGACAAGAGGTTCCAGCGCGTCATCTGCTCGCTCACGCACTCCTGGCGGGCGATCGCGACGATCGACCTGCCCGGCGGCAAGGCCTACCCCGGCCCGGCCGCGGTGCGGGACAAGGGCGACGACGCCTGCTCGGCCAAGGCCCGCTCCGCCTCCGGCAACGCCCTCACCTACGACTACGGCTGGGAGTGGCCGACCGCGCAGCAGTGGGCCGCCGGCCAGCACTACGGCTTCTGCTGGGCGCCCGCCTGA
- a CDS encoding DEAD/DEAH box helicase, whose translation MRLVVPDTSDPDEVYDAFSAWADERGTSFYPHQDEALVALLEGSNVVLATPTGSGKSLVALGAHFTALATDRVSFYTAPIKALVSEKFFDLCDVLGADNVGMLTGDASVNPDAPVICCTAEVLANLALREGSRGDVGLVVMDEFHFYAEPDRGWAWQVPLLELPQAQFLLMSATLGPMDRIADDLTRRTGRETVVVDDAERPVPLVFSWALTPLTETVEELVSTQQVPAYVVHFTQAAAVEHAQSLRGSFKLTKERKEQIAEALAGVRFGAGFGRTLSALLRAGVGVHHAGMLPRYRRLVEQFAQRGLLTVICGTDTLGVGINVPIRTVLMTGLVKFDGTRQRVLRTREFHQIAGRAGRAGFDTVGYVVVQAPEHVIDNERALTKAGDDPKKRRKVQRKKPPEGTVVWTEQTFDKLVNGDPEPLPSRMRVTNAMLVNVLAREEDAFPVVRRLLTENHEDRRRQLRLARRALRLTRSLVHSGVVTRLDEPDRFGRTYVLTVDLPVDFALNQPLAHFALAALDLLDPDSPDHALDVVSVVEAVLEQPRQVLMAQQFAARGEAVQQMKADGVDYEERMERLEEVTWPQPLAELLVPAYETYRQRHPWLPEDALAPKSVVREMYTHGMTFTDLVSRYGLSRSEGLVLRYLSDAYRTLRRTVPEAHRSEELDDLVEWLGATVRHTDSSLVDEWEALSDPAHVVERHEAPPPPVSLAQQERVLRVMVRNAMFRRVELVARDDVDGLAALDAADAERTDPPRAPVWTAADWDAAIGEYYDEHDRVGTGPDSRGPDLLAVEVEGRVWRVRQTLDDPEGHHDWVVEAEVDLDATAEVGEPVLQVRRFGRLGDI comes from the coding sequence ATGAGGCTGGTCGTTCCGGACACGTCGGACCCCGACGAGGTGTACGACGCGTTCTCGGCCTGGGCGGACGAGCGCGGCACGTCCTTCTACCCCCACCAGGACGAGGCCCTCGTCGCGCTGCTCGAGGGCAGCAACGTCGTCCTGGCGACGCCGACCGGGTCGGGCAAGTCGCTGGTCGCGCTCGGGGCGCACTTCACCGCCCTCGCGACCGACCGGGTCAGCTTCTACACCGCGCCGATCAAGGCGCTGGTCAGCGAGAAGTTCTTCGACCTGTGCGACGTGCTCGGCGCCGACAACGTCGGCATGCTCACCGGCGACGCGTCGGTCAACCCCGACGCCCCGGTCATCTGCTGCACCGCCGAGGTGCTGGCCAACCTCGCCCTGCGCGAGGGCAGCCGGGGCGACGTGGGCCTGGTGGTGATGGACGAGTTCCACTTCTACGCCGAGCCCGACCGCGGGTGGGCGTGGCAGGTGCCGCTCCTCGAGCTCCCGCAGGCCCAGTTCCTGCTGATGTCGGCGACCCTCGGCCCGATGGACCGGATCGCCGACGACCTCACCCGTCGTACGGGTCGGGAGACGGTGGTCGTCGACGACGCCGAGCGTCCCGTCCCGCTGGTCTTCTCGTGGGCCCTGACCCCCCTCACCGAGACCGTCGAGGAGCTGGTGAGCACCCAGCAGGTGCCGGCGTACGTCGTGCACTTCACCCAGGCGGCCGCTGTGGAGCACGCGCAGTCCCTGCGGGGGTCGTTCAAGCTGACCAAGGAGCGCAAGGAGCAGATCGCCGAGGCGCTGGCCGGGGTGCGGTTCGGGGCGGGCTTCGGGCGCACCCTCTCGGCGCTGCTGCGCGCCGGCGTGGGGGTGCACCACGCCGGGATGCTGCCGCGCTACCGCCGGCTGGTCGAGCAGTTCGCGCAGCGCGGCCTGCTCACGGTCATCTGCGGCACCGACACCCTCGGGGTCGGCATCAACGTGCCGATCCGCACGGTGCTGATGACCGGCCTGGTGAAGTTCGACGGCACCCGGCAGCGGGTGCTGCGCACGCGCGAGTTCCACCAGATCGCCGGGCGCGCGGGGCGGGCCGGCTTCGACACCGTCGGGTACGTCGTCGTGCAGGCCCCCGAGCACGTCATCGACAACGAGCGCGCACTGACCAAGGCCGGTGACGACCCCAAGAAGCGGCGCAAGGTGCAGCGCAAGAAGCCGCCCGAGGGCACCGTGGTGTGGACCGAGCAGACCTTCGACAAGCTGGTCAACGGGGACCCCGAGCCGCTGCCCTCACGGATGCGGGTGACCAACGCGATGCTGGTCAACGTCCTCGCCCGCGAGGAGGACGCCTTCCCGGTGGTGCGGCGGTTGCTGACCGAGAACCACGAGGACCGGCGCCGGCAGCTGCGCCTGGCGCGGCGCGCGCTGCGGCTGACCCGGTCCCTCGTGCACTCCGGGGTCGTGACCCGGCTCGACGAGCCGGACCGCTTCGGGCGGACCTACGTGCTCACCGTCGACCTGCCGGTCGACTTCGCGCTCAACCAGCCGCTCGCCCACTTCGCGCTCGCCGCCCTCGACCTCCTCGACCCCGACAGCCCCGACCACGCGCTCGACGTCGTGTCGGTCGTCGAGGCCGTCCTCGAGCAGCCCCGACAGGTGCTGATGGCCCAGCAGTTCGCCGCGCGCGGGGAGGCCGTCCAGCAGATGAAGGCCGACGGGGTCGACTACGAGGAGCGCATGGAGCGGCTCGAGGAGGTCACCTGGCCGCAGCCGCTCGCCGAGCTGCTGGTGCCGGCGTACGAGACCTACCGGCAGCGCCACCCGTGGCTGCCCGAGGACGCACTGGCCCCGAAGTCCGTGGTCCGCGAGATGTACACCCACGGCATGACGTTCACCGACCTGGTCTCCCGCTACGGCCTGAGCCGGTCCGAGGGGCTCGTCCTGCGCTACCTCAGCGACGCCTACCGCACGTTGCGCCGCACGGTCCCCGAGGCCCACCGCAGCGAGGAACTGGACGACCTGGTCGAGTGGCTCGGCGCGACCGTGCGCCACACCGACTCCTCGCTGGTCGACGAGTGGGAGGCGCTGTCCGACCCCGCCCACGTCGTCGAGCGCCACGAGGCCCCGCCGCCCCCGGTCTCGCTCGCCCAGCAGGAGCGGGTGCTGCGGGTGATGGTCCGCAACGCGATGTTCCGCCGCGTCGAGCTCGTCGCCCGCGACGACGTCGACGGCCTCGCCGCGCTCGACGCCGCCGACGCCGAGCGCACGGACCCGCCGCGAGCGCCCGTGTGGACGGCGGCCGACTGGGACGCCGCCATCGGGGAGTACTACGACGAGCACGACCGGGTCGGCACCGGGCCGGACTCCCGCGGGCCGGACCTGCTGGCGGTCGAGGTCGAGGGACGGGTCTGGCGGGTGCGCCAGACGCTCGACGACCCCGAGGGCCACCACGACTGGGTGGTCGAGGCCGAGGTCGACCTCGACGCCACCGCCGAGGTGGGTGAGCCGGTGCTGCAGGTGCGGCGGTTCGGCCGCCTGGGTGACATCTGA
- a CDS encoding acyl-CoA dehydrogenase family protein, with translation MSTHPFALLDLDDLVSDDDLAMRASVRAVLEREVRPHLARWYDEGSLPARDLARVFGDLGLLGMHLEGYGCAGTTATAYGLACLELEAADSGIRSLVSVQGSLAMFAIHRWGSEEQREQWLPRMATGEVIGCFGLTEPDAGSDPGAMRTRARRDGDDWVLDGTKMWITNSPIADVAVVWARTGESSRDIRGFVVPTDTPGVSTPEITRKLSLRASVTGEVVLEGVRLPADAMLPEAAGLAGPLSCLSEARFGIVFGPLGSARDCLETTLDYVAERQVFGRPLSGFQLTQAKLADMALELDKAMLLALHLGRLKDAGTIRPEQVSMGKLNSVREALAIARECRTLLGANGITLEYPVLRHANNLESVLTYEGTSEVHQLVVGQALTGISAFR, from the coding sequence GTGAGCACCCACCCGTTCGCCCTCCTCGACCTCGACGACCTCGTCAGCGACGACGACCTGGCCATGCGTGCCAGCGTCCGCGCCGTCCTCGAGCGCGAGGTCCGCCCCCACCTCGCCCGGTGGTACGACGAGGGGTCGCTCCCGGCGCGCGACCTCGCCCGGGTCTTCGGGGACCTCGGGCTGCTCGGGATGCACCTGGAGGGCTACGGCTGCGCGGGGACGACCGCGACGGCGTACGGCCTGGCCTGCCTCGAGCTCGAGGCCGCCGACTCCGGCATCCGCTCGCTGGTCTCGGTGCAGGGCTCGCTGGCGATGTTCGCGATCCACCGCTGGGGCAGCGAGGAGCAGCGTGAGCAGTGGCTGCCGCGGATGGCGACCGGCGAGGTGATCGGGTGCTTCGGGCTGACCGAGCCCGACGCCGGCTCCGACCCGGGGGCGATGCGCACCCGCGCCCGCCGCGACGGCGACGACTGGGTCCTCGACGGCACCAAGATGTGGATCACCAACTCGCCCATCGCCGACGTGGCGGTCGTGTGGGCACGGACGGGGGAGTCCTCGCGCGACATCCGCGGCTTCGTCGTCCCGACCGACACCCCCGGGGTGAGCACGCCGGAGATCACGCGCAAGCTCTCGCTGCGGGCGTCGGTCACCGGCGAGGTCGTCCTCGAGGGCGTCCGGCTGCCGGCCGACGCGATGCTGCCCGAGGCCGCGGGGCTGGCCGGCCCGCTGTCGTGCCTGAGCGAGGCGCGGTTCGGCATCGTCTTCGGCCCGCTCGGCTCGGCGCGCGACTGCCTCGAGACCACGCTGGACTACGTCGCCGAGCGGCAGGTGTTCGGCCGCCCGCTCTCGGGTTTCCAGCTCACCCAGGCCAAGCTCGCCGACATGGCCCTCGAGCTGGACAAGGCGATGCTGCTCGCGCTGCACCTGGGCCGGCTCAAGGACGCCGGGACGATCCGCCCCGAGCAGGTCTCGATGGGCAAGCTCAACAGCGTGCGCGAGGCCCTCGCGATCGCACGGGAGTGCCGCACGCTGCTGGGGGCCAACGGGATCACGCTGGAGTACCCCGTCCTGCGGCACGCCAACAACCTCGAGTCGGTGCTGACCTACGAAGGCACCTCGGAGGTGCACCAGCTGGTGGTGGGTCAGGCGCTGACGGGGATCTCCGCGTTCCGCTGA
- a CDS encoding inositol monophosphatase family protein, with protein sequence METDEVLRLLQDVAAEVVNPRFRSLDEAEIAEKQPGDLVTAADHESEELLTAALLEAYPDAVVLGEEAYATDPHLIQRFVDAEHAFTVDPVDGTRNFVHGSPDHAVMCAEVVGGETTRAWVWQPQHETAYVAERGGGTWRNGERLTRPPVVGDPVGATSRRRWRTGRLGDLPQLRNTWWCCGVDYPHLIEGDTDYLLYGHPKPWDHAPTGLLVTEAGGVVGDLEGNAYTAWTHTSLIVAAADRTTYDRVRQAVAADSRLG encoded by the coding sequence ATGGAGACCGACGAGGTGCTGCGGCTGCTGCAGGACGTGGCGGCCGAGGTGGTCAACCCGCGGTTCCGCTCCCTGGACGAGGCCGAGATCGCCGAGAAGCAGCCCGGCGACCTGGTCACCGCCGCCGACCACGAGTCCGAGGAGCTCCTCACCGCCGCGCTCCTGGAGGCCTACCCCGACGCGGTGGTGCTGGGCGAGGAGGCCTACGCCACCGACCCGCACCTGATCCAGCGCTTCGTCGACGCCGAGCACGCCTTCACCGTCGACCCGGTCGACGGCACCCGCAACTTCGTCCACGGCTCCCCCGACCACGCCGTCATGTGCGCCGAGGTGGTCGGCGGCGAGACCACGCGGGCGTGGGTGTGGCAGCCCCAGCACGAGACGGCGTACGTCGCGGAGCGCGGCGGCGGCACGTGGCGCAACGGCGAGCGCCTGACCCGGCCGCCGGTGGTCGGCGACCCGGTCGGCGCGACCTCGCGGCGGCGGTGGCGCACCGGCCGGCTGGGCGACCTCCCGCAGCTGCGCAACACGTGGTGGTGCTGCGGGGTCGACTACCCCCACCTGATCGAGGGCGACACCGACTACCTGCTCTACGGCCACCCCAAGCCGTGGGACCACGCCCCGACCGGGCTGCTGGTCACCGAGGCCGGCGGCGTCGTGGGCGACCTCGAGGGCAACGCCTACACCGCGTGGACGCACACCTCGCTCATCGTCGCCGCCGCCGACCGCACGACCTACGACCGGGTGCGTCAGGCGGTCGCCGCGGACTCACGGCTCGGCTGA